One Leptolyngbya sp. 'hensonii' genomic region harbors:
- a CDS encoding class I SAM-dependent methyltransferase, translating to MQQVWNPALYQQQYGFVWHHGSSLLDLLAPQMGECILDLGCGLGQLTEEMAQRGAIVQGIDADPGMVAQARQTYPHLQFTLADARNFWVDEPLDAVFSNAVLHWIHPPDAVIACIDRALKPGGRFVAEFGGRGNIQAIVTALETVRAGIGLPPANPWYFPSLGDYTHRLEQEGLEVTDATLFDRPTPLEGGAIGMANWIRMFGQSFLVGLAPEQQDWVMGQVEEQLRPDLYRDGSWVADYRRLRVVAFKR from the coding sequence ATGCAACAAGTGTGGAATCCAGCACTTTATCAGCAACAATATGGGTTTGTCTGGCACCATGGCAGTTCCCTGCTGGATTTACTGGCTCCTCAGATGGGGGAATGTATTCTAGACCTGGGCTGTGGCCTGGGCCAGTTAACAGAAGAGATGGCCCAGAGGGGGGCGATCGTGCAGGGCATTGATGCCGATCCGGGGATGGTGGCGCAGGCCCGTCAAACCTATCCCCACCTCCAGTTCACCCTGGCCGATGCCCGGAATTTCTGGGTGGATGAGCCACTGGATGCGGTGTTTTCCAATGCGGTGCTTCACTGGATTCATCCCCCGGATGCGGTGATTGCCTGTATTGACCGGGCTCTGAAACCGGGAGGCCGTTTCGTGGCGGAGTTTGGAGGCCGGGGGAATATTCAGGCGATCGTCACTGCCCTGGAAACGGTACGAGCCGGGATCGGCCTGCCCCCAGCCAACCCCTGGTATTTTCCCAGTCTGGGCGACTATACCCATCGTCTGGAGCAAGAGGGGTTGGAGGTGACTGACGCCACCCTATTCGATCGACCCACCCCCCTGGAGGGTGGAGCTATAGGGATGGCCAACTGGATTCGGATGTTTGGCCAGAGCTTTCTGGTGGGGTTGGCCCCAGAGCAGCAGGACTGGGTGATGGGACAGGTAGAGGAGCAGTTGAGGCCTGATCTCTATCGGGACGGCAGTTGGGTAGCGGATTACCGTCGGCTCCGGGTGGTTGCCTTCAAACGCTGA
- a CDS encoding 1-acyl-sn-glycerol-3-phosphate acyltransferase, with product MNAPEFYPPRLNPLLVRVSQALAPWLIRQLYWVELDIGQTSLQRLSQVQQQRVILLPNHPTFHDPLVMFLLSARLQQPFYYLAAYETFRNTRTMFSITGRFALLRSLADAEFLQQIFRGFVQRMGMYSIRRGLADRASIAQTLNLLVQSACHLVIFPEGGCSFQNDTVMPFRAGGIQMAFQAMNRFAKQREPLPDLYAVPVTIKYIYVQDMELAIQNSLKRLEQVLELTAGDGTLYDRLRSVAGTVLARIEQDYGIAISETEAQSWNQRIDALKLQVIQKCEHQFGLQPAPGELMRERVYRVQDALRQRDDDPGEQTEPDLSQATVEKAISRLLNFDAIYDGYVATDPTPERFLDTLTRLEREVFNIDQPPPKGFRRAKVQVGEPLNLKDYFDSYRHDRYGTVQKLVSQLQQEVQTTLDCYPISV from the coding sequence ATGAACGCCCCCGAGTTTTATCCGCCGCGTCTGAATCCCCTGTTGGTCAGAGTATCCCAGGCCCTGGCCCCCTGGCTGATTCGCCAGTTGTATTGGGTTGAGTTAGATATCGGTCAGACCTCTCTCCAACGGCTCTCCCAGGTGCAACAGCAGCGGGTGATCCTGTTGCCCAACCATCCGACGTTCCACGATCCCTTGGTGATGTTTCTGCTCTCCGCCCGGCTGCAGCAACCTTTCTATTACCTGGCTGCCTACGAAACTTTTCGCAACACCCGCACCATGTTTTCAATTACAGGTCGGTTTGCCCTGCTCCGATCGCTGGCTGATGCAGAATTCCTGCAACAGATTTTTCGTGGTTTTGTGCAACGGATGGGGATGTACTCCATTCGCCGGGGGCTGGCCGATCGGGCCAGCATTGCCCAGACCCTGAATCTGCTGGTGCAATCGGCCTGTCATTTGGTGATCTTTCCAGAAGGGGGATGCTCCTTCCAAAACGATACGGTGATGCCCTTCCGGGCTGGCGGGATCCAGATGGCGTTCCAGGCGATGAACCGCTTTGCTAAACAGCGGGAACCCCTGCCAGACCTATATGCAGTACCTGTGACAATTAAATACATCTATGTTCAGGATATGGAACTGGCGATTCAGAACAGTCTGAAGCGGCTGGAACAGGTTCTGGAACTGACTGCCGGGGATGGGACGCTCTACGATCGGTTGCGATCGGTGGCTGGAACGGTTCTGGCCCGGATTGAACAGGACTATGGAATTGCAATCTCCGAGACAGAAGCACAATCCTGGAATCAGCGGATTGATGCCCTCAAGCTGCAGGTGATTCAGAAGTGTGAGCACCAATTTGGGCTGCAGCCAGCACCAGGCGAACTGATGCGGGAACGGGTGTATCGGGTTCAGGACGCCCTGCGCCAGCGGGATGATGATCCGGGGGAGCAAACAGAGCCTGACCTTTCCCAGGCCACGGTCGAAAAAGCGATCAGTCGATTGCTCAACTTTGATGCTATTTACGATGGCTATGTTGCCACCGATCCAACGCCTGAAAGATTTCTGGATACCCTAACCCGACTGGAACGGGAGGTGTTCAATATTGACCAGCCACCCCCAAAAGGATTTCGACGGGCGAAAGTCCAGGTGGGCGAACCCCTCAATCTGAAGGATTACTTCGACTCCTACCGGCACGATCGCTATGGCACCGTTCAGAAGCTGGTCTCCCAGTTACAACAGGAGGTGCAGACCACCCTGGACTGCTACCCGATCAGCGTTTGA
- a CDS encoding alpha/beta hydrolase yields the protein MHCKTLNLPQLQLSYLEWDTGQEPVLFLHGLADHAGVWLRAGDFLADCYHCVAPDLRGHGDSGKPARGYRCQDIIADLEALLAHLGWSSAHIVAHSWAAKVAVVWARQQPQRCRSLVLIDPFFINRLPAWMQITFPMLYRLLPFLKTMGPFQTYEQAEHLARSLKQYRGWSDFQRQVFQRGMEQKADGQWGSKFVFQARDETFLDVMQVAGLTEPISIPTLFLQPEQGLNRTAWQLQPYRAHLKQLQIQKVPGNHWCFLVEPEAFNAAIAAFLTQF from the coding sequence TTCCTGCATGGGCTGGCCGATCATGCGGGGGTGTGGCTGCGAGCTGGGGATTTTCTGGCCGATTGCTACCACTGTGTTGCCCCCGATTTGCGAGGCCATGGGGATAGTGGTAAGCCAGCCCGGGGCTATCGTTGTCAGGATATCATCGCCGATCTGGAAGCCCTGTTGGCGCACCTGGGCTGGTCATCCGCCCATATCGTGGCCCATTCCTGGGCCGCTAAAGTTGCAGTCGTCTGGGCCAGACAACAGCCACAACGCTGCCGCAGCCTGGTGCTGATCGATCCCTTCTTCATCAATCGTCTGCCTGCCTGGATGCAGATTACATTCCCGATGCTGTATCGGTTGCTGCCCTTCCTCAAAACCATGGGGCCTTTCCAGACCTATGAGCAGGCCGAGCACCTGGCCCGCTCCCTGAAGCAGTATCGGGGCTGGAGCGATTTTCAGCGGCAGGTGTTTCAGCGGGGCATGGAGCAAAAAGCGGATGGTCAATGGGGGAGTAAGTTTGTGTTTCAGGCGCGGGATGAAACTTTTCTGGATGTGATGCAGGTTGCCGGACTGACGGAGCCGATTTCGATTCCCACCCTGTTTCTGCAACCAGAGCAGGGGCTGAACCGCACCGCATGGCAACTGCAACCCTACCGCGCCCACTTAAAGCAGCTCCAAATCCAGAAGGTGCCAGGTAACCACTGGTGTTTTCTGGTGGAACCTGAGGCGTTTAATGCAGCGATCGCTGCTTTTTTGACTCAGTTCTGA